One segment of Pyrococcus sp. ST04 DNA contains the following:
- a CDS encoding translation initiation factor IF-2 subunit alpha has protein sequence MPRRAREFPEEGEFVVATVKRVHNYGAFLELDEYPGKEGFMHISEVASTWVKNIRDYLREGQKVVAKVIRVDPKKGHIDLSLRRVTQQQRKAKLQEFKRAQKAENLLKMAAEKLGKDFETAWREVWVPLEEEWGEVYAAFEDAAKDGIEVLKGYVPDEWLPVLKEIIDNYVEVPTVTIDAEFEITVPKPNGIEIIKEALIRARDRANKEKDIEVKFTYQGAPRYRIDITAPDYYKAEEVLEDIAEEILRVIKQAGGEATLLRKEKRIRKVKKRKK, from the coding sequence ATGCCGAGGAGAGCAAGGGAGTTTCCCGAAGAGGGTGAGTTTGTAGTTGCAACGGTCAAAAGGGTTCACAATTACGGTGCATTCCTTGAGCTTGATGAGTATCCAGGAAAAGAGGGCTTTATGCACATAAGTGAGGTTGCTTCAACATGGGTAAAGAACATTAGGGACTACCTTAGAGAGGGGCAGAAGGTAGTTGCAAAGGTGATAAGGGTTGATCCCAAGAAGGGTCATATAGACCTGAGTCTGAGGAGGGTCACTCAGCAGCAGAGAAAAGCAAAGTTGCAGGAGTTTAAGAGGGCCCAGAAGGCCGAAAACTTGCTTAAAATGGCTGCTGAAAAGCTAGGAAAGGACTTTGAGACAGCATGGAGGGAGGTTTGGGTTCCACTCGAAGAGGAGTGGGGAGAGGTTTATGCTGCATTCGAGGATGCGGCTAAGGATGGCATAGAAGTTCTTAAAGGCTATGTTCCAGACGAGTGGTTGCCAGTTCTTAAGGAGATTATAGACAACTACGTTGAAGTTCCAACAGTAACCATAGATGCCGAGTTTGAAATAACAGTTCCAAAGCCTAATGGAATAGAGATTATCAAGGAAGCCTTGATAAGGGCAAGGGATAGGGCCAACAAGGAGAAGGATATAGAGGTCAAGTTCACATACCAAGGTGCCCCAAGGTATAGGATTGACATCACGGCTCCTGACTACTATAAAGCTGAAGAGGTTCTTGAGGATATAGCAGAGGAAATACTCAGGGTAATTAAGCAGGCTGGAGGAGAGGCCACTTTACTGAGGAAAGAGAAGAGGATAAGGAAGGTTAAGAAGAGGAAGAAGTGA
- a CDS encoding tRNA pseudouridine(54/55) synthase Pus10, which translates to MIVEKAKDVLREYSLCNNCLGRLFGKLGKATNEERGKAIKLILQMEGEEIKEGECYICGGIFEKLEEFANLCVKVSEGIEFDTFWVGSRFPGDVLEREREIWEKFNITTGEPINREFNRELGKVLAKKIGKLPSRENADVVFIVEPFSQKVELQVNPIFIAGRYRKLVRGIPQTPAPGFKESVATIVCRTFKKHFGGKCIFKGAGREDVDVRTLGRGRPFVVEVKRPVRRNIDLNEVAREINSSGKVEVIELRFIDREEAEKILTTRHKKIYEALVYVKEGVSREDVEKVVKSLTNAEIRQRTPRRVLNSRADKVRIRRVYKVEGELIDDNHFKLRLLTDGGLYIKELISGDKGRTTPSVSEILGKEAWCEILDVLDVLEEDEDAKGNS; encoded by the coding sequence ATGATAGTAGAGAAGGCCAAAGATGTTCTAAGGGAGTACAGCCTCTGTAACAACTGCCTTGGAAGACTTTTTGGAAAGCTCGGAAAAGCAACAAACGAAGAGAGAGGAAAAGCAATAAAGTTAATTCTCCAAATGGAAGGAGAGGAAATAAAGGAAGGAGAGTGCTACATTTGTGGAGGAATTTTTGAAAAGCTTGAAGAGTTTGCGAACCTCTGTGTAAAAGTTTCTGAGGGAATTGAATTTGATACATTCTGGGTAGGCTCAAGGTTCCCGGGGGATGTACTTGAGAGGGAGCGAGAGATCTGGGAGAAGTTTAACATAACAACTGGAGAACCAATAAATAGAGAGTTCAATAGGGAGCTGGGGAAAGTTCTAGCCAAAAAAATCGGGAAGCTACCAAGCAGAGAGAATGCTGATGTAGTGTTTATAGTAGAGCCTTTCTCACAGAAAGTCGAGCTTCAAGTGAACCCGATATTCATAGCCGGAAGATATAGGAAACTCGTGAGAGGAATTCCCCAAACCCCCGCACCAGGATTCAAGGAAAGTGTTGCAACGATTGTATGCAGAACCTTCAAAAAGCACTTTGGAGGGAAGTGCATATTTAAAGGAGCTGGAAGAGAGGACGTTGATGTAAGAACCCTCGGAAGGGGAAGACCGTTCGTGGTTGAAGTGAAGAGGCCAGTAAGAAGGAATATAGATCTAAACGAAGTCGCAAGGGAAATAAACTCCTCAGGAAAAGTTGAGGTCATTGAACTAAGATTCATCGACAGGGAAGAAGCTGAAAAAATACTAACTACCCGGCACAAGAAGATTTACGAGGCACTCGTATATGTTAAGGAGGGGGTAAGCAGGGAAGATGTTGAGAAAGTTGTAAAATCACTCACAAACGCTGAAATTAGACAGAGAACACCAAGAAGGGTTCTAAACAGTAGGGCAGATAAAGTCAGAATAAGAAGGGTATACAAGGTTGAGGGTGAGCTTATTGACGATAACCACTTCAAACTGAGACTACTAACGGATGGGGGGTTATATATAAAGGAGCTCATATCTGGAGATAAAGGAAGAACAACTCCATCTGTATCTGAAATCCTAGGAAAAGAAGCATGGTGTGAAATTTTAGATGTTCTGGATGTTTTGGAGGAGGATGAGGATGCTAAGGGAAATAGTTGA
- a CDS encoding proteasome assembly chaperone family protein: MKETIIVVHERPDIYDPIFIEGLPGIGLVGKLAAEHLIQELKAKKFAELYSPHFMHQVLIRKGSIVELMKNEFYYWKSPDDEHRDLIIITGDTQVPPTDSYGHFEVVGKMLDFVQEFGTREIITMGGYQVPEIQGEPKVLAAVTHPDLVPYYQEKLKDCNVQVIWREDEGGAIVGAAGLLLGIGKLRGMFGISLLGESLGYIVDAKAAKAVLSAVAKILNLEIDMTALEERAKETEEILRKVEEMQRAMMEQQIPKPPQEEEDRGYL, translated from the coding sequence ATGAAGGAAACAATTATAGTTGTCCACGAGAGACCTGACATTTACGATCCAATATTCATAGAAGGCCTCCCTGGGATAGGGCTAGTAGGAAAACTTGCAGCTGAACACTTAATTCAAGAGCTGAAGGCAAAAAAGTTTGCTGAGCTATATTCGCCGCATTTTATGCATCAAGTTCTCATAAGGAAAGGCTCAATAGTTGAGTTAATGAAGAATGAATTCTATTACTGGAAGAGCCCAGACGATGAGCATCGGGATCTTATAATAATTACTGGAGACACCCAAGTCCCTCCAACAGACAGCTATGGACACTTTGAAGTCGTTGGAAAGATGCTGGACTTCGTCCAAGAGTTCGGTACCAGGGAAATAATAACCATGGGAGGTTATCAAGTCCCTGAGATTCAAGGTGAGCCCAAGGTTCTTGCCGCTGTAACTCATCCAGATCTCGTTCCATACTATCAGGAAAAGCTCAAGGACTGCAACGTTCAGGTAATCTGGAGGGAAGACGAGGGTGGGGCCATAGTAGGTGCCGCTGGGCTTTTGCTCGGAATAGGGAAGCTAAGAGGGATGTTTGGAATAAGCCTCCTCGGAGAAAGCCTTGGTTACATAGTGGATGCGAAAGCGGCAAAAGCTGTACTCTCGGCGGTTGCCAAGATATTGAACCTCGAGATAGATATGACAGCCCTTGAAGAGAGAGCAAAGGAAACCGAGGAAATTCTGAGGAAAGTTGAAGAAATGCAGAGGGCAATGATGGAACAACAAATTCCAAAGCCTCCCCAGGAGGAGGAAGACAGGGGATATCTCTGA
- a CDS encoding RNA-protein complex protein Nop10 — protein MRFRIRKCPRCGRYTLKEICPVCGEKTKVAHPPRFSPEDPYGEYRRRLKRELLGIGRKEK, from the coding sequence ATGAGGTTCAGAATTAGAAAGTGTCCGAGGTGTGGTAGGTACACACTTAAGGAGATATGCCCGGTCTGTGGGGAAAAGACTAAAGTAGCTCATCCACCAAGATTCTCTCCTGAGGACCCGTATGGGGAATATAGAAGGAGGTTGAAGAGAGAGCTCTTGGGGATAGGGAGGAAGGAGAAATGA